A portion of the Cryptomeria japonica chromosome 5, Sugi_1.0, whole genome shotgun sequence genome contains these proteins:
- the LOC131052739 gene encoding uncharacterized protein LOC131052739 — protein MATALPTLLHFTLVLLGIILLIPQAAEALDLVFNNSAEGTAGGDRFDQQIREGGALEIMNSSIIFIWNTFGQQSGVDRKNVTKVTLIVESMDGIAYASGDEIHLSAEYVGNYSGDVKTEIRGVLYHEMTHVWQWDGNGNAPGGFIEGFADYVRLTAGLAPSHWIKPGSGDRWDHGYDVTAYFLQYCESIRAGFVACMNAKLKGGWDIRFFNDLTGKSVDQLWKDYKAIYSSST, from the coding sequence ATGGCTACTGCCTTGCCCACATTGCTGCACTTCACGCTTGTCCTGCTGGGCATCATATTATTAATTCCCCAAGCTGCTGAAGCGTTGGATTTGGTATTCAATAATTCTGCGGAAGGAACCGCCGGCGGCGACCGATTCGATCAACAGATTAGAGAGGGTGGAGCTTTGGAAATTATGAACTCCTCCATTATCTTCATCTGGAATACCTTCGGCCAGCAATCAGGCGTAGATAGGAAGAACGTGACGAAGGTTACCCTGATCGTGGAAAGCATGGATGGAATTGCATATGCCAGCGGAGATGAAATTCATTTGAGTGCAGAATATGTGGGTAACTATAGTGGAGACGTGAAGACAGAAATTAGAGGAGTTTTATACCATGAGATGACACACGTGTGGCAGTGGGACGGGAATGGAAATGCTCCCGGTGGGTTCATCGAAGGGTTTGCAGATTATGTTCGTCTCACCGCTGGGTTGGCTCCTTCTCACTGGATTAAGCCCGGAAGTGGAGATAGATGGGACCATGGCTATGATGTTACTGCCTATTTCTTGCAGTACTGTGAGAGTATTAGGGCTGGTTTTGTTGCCTGTATGAATGCTAAATTGAAGGGCGGATGGGATATCAGATTCTTCAATGATCTTACTGGGAAATCCGTGGACCAACTTTGGAAGGACTACAAGGCTATATATTCGTCTTCCACTTAA